From Methylomonas sp. EFPC3, a single genomic window includes:
- the mtnC gene encoding acireductone synthase, whose translation MIEAIVTDIEGTTSSLSFVKDVLFPYARQHLPAFVAEHCADPEIKALLDDANRLAGGQLEQAALIEQFIAWIDADQKITPLKALQGLIWLDGYQSGDFTGHVYPDAVRNLRAWQERGLKLYVYSSGSVQAQKLLFGYSDFGDLTPLFSGYFDTRIGGKREAESYRKIAEELALPAAQILFLSDIKEELDAARAAGFATRWLVRDQTADAGADHPQAADFDAIRF comes from the coding sequence ATGATCGAAGCCATCGTTACCGACATCGAAGGCACAACGTCGTCGCTTTCGTTCGTCAAGGACGTACTGTTCCCTTACGCCCGCCAACACCTGCCCGCCTTCGTCGCCGAGCACTGTGCCGATCCCGAGATAAAAGCCTTGCTGGACGATGCCAATCGGCTCGCGGGAGGCCAACTCGAACAAGCGGCATTGATCGAACAATTTATTGCTTGGATCGATGCCGACCAGAAAATCACGCCGCTGAAAGCCCTGCAAGGCTTGATCTGGTTGGACGGTTATCAAAGCGGAGACTTTACCGGCCACGTTTACCCGGATGCGGTGCGCAATTTGCGGGCTTGGCAGGAGCGCGGCTTGAAATTGTACGTTTATTCTTCCGGCTCGGTGCAGGCGCAGAAATTGTTGTTCGGTTACAGCGATTTCGGCGATTTGACGCCGTTATTCTCCGGCTATTTCGACACCCGCATCGGCGGCAAACGCGAAGCCGAGTCTTATCGAAAAATAGCCGAAGAACTCGCATTGCCCGCTGCGCAGATTCTGTTTCTGTCCGACATCAAAGAAGAACTGGATGCGGCGCGGGCCGCCGGCTTTGCTACCCGCTGGCTGGTGCGGGACCAAACGGCGGATGCCGGCGCCGACCATCCGCAAGCGGCCGATTTCGATGCGATACGGTTCTGA
- a CDS encoding potassium transporter Kup has protein sequence MSAKLSQTKEQIAALAFSAIGVVFGDIGTSPLYAVKEVFHGGLPTDTVHVLGVLSLIFWAITLVVTTKYAIFIMRADNKGEGGIMALMALAMHGSKDNPERKLFIVTIGLLGAALFYGDSMITPAISVLSAVEGLQIVAPRLGNFISPITISVLAVLFVIQAKGTGRVGRMFAPVMCVWFAALALLGIFNILQHPDVLMALNPYYAFSLLLEIGWKGFVIMGAVVLAITGAEALYADMGHFGLKPIRYAWFGFVFPALLLNYLGQGALLIGNPKAVENPFFLMAPQWASFPLLVLATLSTVIASQAVISGAFSVTRQAILLGYCPRMNIRHTSGDEMGQVFVPAINWLLMASVFILVLSFKSSSALASAYGIAVTGTMIVDTILAFIVIQGLWQWNKPTSILFLSTFLIIDLLFLSSNSLKIPHGGWLPLVVGTVLFLVMTTWIKGKQLLARYLDERRVLFEDLEERLRDQPLATVPGTAIYMARSVHGVPQVLLHNLEHNHVIHEKVIVLTIVTREEPYVEEAQRVKIRSFGDSGNFYRVKLYFGFQEEQDVRRALQLCCHEGLDINQKTVSFFIGSERLSFRRKSPMPKWRRSLFSFLTHNSSSAIEYFKIPVDRVIELGIRIEL, from the coding sequence ATGTCCGCAAAACTTTCCCAGACCAAGGAGCAAATCGCTGCGTTGGCGTTTAGCGCCATCGGCGTCGTCTTCGGCGACATCGGCACCAGTCCGCTGTATGCCGTAAAAGAGGTTTTTCACGGTGGCTTGCCTACCGATACGGTCCACGTACTGGGCGTGTTGTCGTTGATTTTTTGGGCCATCACTCTGGTGGTTACCACCAAATACGCCATCTTCATTATGCGCGCGGATAACAAGGGAGAAGGCGGCATTATGGCGCTGATGGCGCTGGCGATGCATGGCTCGAAGGATAATCCGGAACGTAAACTGTTCATTGTCACGATAGGTTTGCTGGGCGCCGCGCTGTTCTACGGCGATAGCATGATTACCCCAGCCATCTCGGTGCTTAGCGCCGTCGAAGGCTTGCAGATCGTTGCGCCGCGGTTGGGAAACTTCATTTCGCCGATCACCATTTCGGTGCTTGCGGTGTTGTTTGTCATCCAAGCCAAAGGCACGGGTCGAGTCGGGCGCATGTTTGCGCCGGTGATGTGCGTTTGGTTTGCTGCATTGGCTCTGCTCGGGATCTTTAACATCCTGCAGCACCCTGACGTGTTGATGGCGCTCAACCCTTACTATGCCTTTAGTTTGCTGCTCGAAATCGGCTGGAAGGGCTTTGTCATCATGGGCGCGGTGGTATTGGCGATTACCGGCGCCGAGGCGCTGTATGCCGACATGGGCCATTTCGGGTTGAAACCGATCCGCTACGCCTGGTTCGGCTTCGTATTCCCGGCGCTGTTGTTGAACTATCTGGGCCAGGGCGCCTTGTTGATCGGCAATCCGAAAGCGGTGGAAAATCCGTTCTTTCTGATGGCGCCGCAGTGGGCATCTTTTCCGCTGCTGGTATTGGCTACCCTATCCACCGTAATCGCTTCGCAAGCCGTGATTTCCGGGGCTTTTTCGGTGACCCGCCAAGCCATCCTGCTGGGCTATTGCCCACGCATGAACATCCGCCATACTTCCGGCGACGAAATGGGCCAAGTGTTCGTGCCGGCTATCAACTGGCTGTTGATGGCATCGGTGTTCATATTGGTACTGAGCTTTAAATCCTCGTCCGCACTCGCTTCCGCTTACGGCATCGCAGTGACCGGGACCATGATCGTGGACACTATACTGGCCTTCATCGTGATTCAGGGTTTGTGGCAATGGAACAAGCCCACCAGCATTCTGTTTTTATCCACCTTTTTGATCATCGACTTACTGTTTCTGTCCTCCAACAGCCTGAAAATTCCGCACGGCGGCTGGCTGCCGCTAGTGGTCGGCACCGTGTTGTTTTTGGTGATGACTACCTGGATCAAGGGCAAGCAGTTGTTGGCCCGCTACCTGGACGAACGCCGAGTATTGTTCGAAGACTTGGAGGAACGCTTGCGCGACCAGCCGCTGGCTACCGTACCCGGTACCGCGATTTATATGGCGCGTAGCGTACATGGTGTTCCGCAGGTTTTGCTGCATAACCTGGAGCATAACCATGTGATTCACGAGAAGGTGATCGTATTGACCATCGTCACCCGCGAGGAACCTTACGTGGAAGAGGCGCAGCGGGTCAAAATCCGTTCGTTTGGCGACAGCGGCAACTTTTACCGAGTCAAACTGTATTTCGGCTTTCAGGAGGAACAGGACGTCCGCCGTGCGCTGCAGCTTTGTTGCCACGAAGGTCTGGATATCAACCAGAAAACCGTATCGTTTTTTATTGGTAGCGAGCGCCTGTCATTCCGCCGTAAAAGTCCGATGCCGAAATGGCGGCGCTCCCTGTTCAGTTTCCTGACTCACAATTCCAGCAGTGCGATCGAATATTTCAAAATCCCGGTCGATCGGGTCATCGAGCTAGGTATTCGGATCGAGTTGTAG
- a CDS encoding MotA/TolQ/ExbB proton channel family protein yields the protein MPYHIAPEAVIDATLYTLVVFSLITWTLILFKIWQFAKNNYYNKKYNAAFWDSVDLKAAEQLPTETARGPKARIAQCGFAWLAEMSHPETCASLKFRGSPQDLLEQTLRKQTQDEQRRMESGLTMLASIGSTAPFVGLFGTVLGIMHAMHDISASGSASLDVVAGPIGDALIATAIGIAVAVPAVLAYNFFLRRAKHHRASLENFVDGFLHIAFGDNGKNKE from the coding sequence ATGCCTTACCATATAGCCCCAGAAGCTGTTATCGACGCCACCCTGTACACACTGGTGGTGTTTTCGCTGATAACCTGGACTCTGATTCTGTTCAAAATTTGGCAATTCGCCAAAAACAACTACTACAACAAAAAATACAACGCCGCTTTTTGGGACTCGGTCGATTTGAAAGCCGCTGAACAATTGCCCACCGAGACCGCGCGCGGCCCGAAAGCGCGCATTGCCCAATGCGGTTTCGCCTGGCTGGCGGAAATGAGTCACCCGGAGACCTGCGCCAGTCTGAAATTCCGCGGTTCGCCGCAGGATTTGCTGGAGCAGACCCTGCGCAAACAAACCCAGGACGAGCAACGCCGGATGGAAAGCGGTCTGACCATGCTCGCCAGCATCGGCAGCACGGCGCCGTTTGTCGGCTTATTCGGTACGGTATTGGGCATCATGCACGCAATGCATGACATCAGCGCCAGCGGCTCGGCCAGCCTGGATGTCGTGGCCGGCCCGATCGGCGACGCCTTGATCGCCACGGCCATCGGTATCGCAGTGGCGGTTCCGGCAGTCTTGGCCTACAATTTTTTCCTGAGGCGCGCCAAGCACCATCGGGCGTCGCTGGAGAATTTCGTGGACGGCTTTCTGCATATCGCCTTTGGCGACAACGGTAAAAACAAGGAGTAA
- a CDS encoding CcdB family protein → MNPVFEFDQQEYLLAVQEMAAIPANSLGTKVADVGALRSEILATLDLLTSELLNGGQVLPVFAIPDNTSTQVDKASLTKDATLELELLQYREKFDLQFCGKLIGEERGLESQGPRPTNCRRVRTLLFCESEA, encoded by the coding sequence TTGAATCCAGTTTTTGAATTCGATCAACAGGAATACTTGCTGGCAGTTCAGGAAATGGCTGCGATTCCGGCAAACAGCCTGGGTACAAAGGTTGCAGATGTGGGGGCATTGAGAAGCGAGATTTTGGCGACGTTGGATTTGTTAACTTCCGAATTGTTAAACGGCGGACAAGTTTTGCCAGTTTTTGCAATTCCTGATAACACTTCGACGCAGGTTGATAAGGCATCGCTAACAAAGGACGCTACCCTGGAACTAGAGCTACTCCAATATCGGGAGAAATTTGATCTACAATTCTGCGGTAAATTAATTGGCGAGGAAAGGGGGCTTGAAAGTCAAGGACCGCGACCAACCAATTGCCGCCGGGTTCGAACATTATTATTTTGCGAGTCGGAAGCATAA
- the rsxB gene encoding electron transport complex subunit RsxB: protein MTAIETTLADRIDAVLPQTQCGKCGYPGCRPYAEAIGNGEADINQCPPGGAKGIQLLADLLGVDVKPLNPAFGMERPRLVAVINEAECIGCTKCLPPCPTDAILGANKHMHTVITDLCTGCELCVAPCPMNCIAMVQAANPEWTTADAERARLRYQAHNRRVARLEAEKAERQLRQKQMLAKLRSAKNSA, encoded by the coding sequence ATGACGGCAATCGAAACTACGCTAGCCGACCGCATCGACGCCGTTCTGCCGCAAACCCAATGCGGCAAATGCGGCTACCCCGGTTGCCGGCCGTATGCGGAAGCCATCGGTAACGGCGAAGCCGATATCAATCAATGTCCGCCTGGCGGGGCCAAGGGCATCCAGTTGCTCGCCGACTTGCTTGGGGTTGACGTCAAGCCGTTGAATCCGGCATTTGGCATGGAACGTCCGCGGTTGGTAGCGGTGATTAACGAAGCCGAATGTATCGGCTGTACCAAATGCCTGCCGCCGTGTCCGACCGATGCCATCCTGGGCGCTAACAAACATATGCACACCGTCATCACCGATTTATGTACCGGCTGCGAATTGTGCGTTGCTCCGTGTCCGATGAATTGCATCGCTATGGTTCAGGCAGCAAATCCCGAGTGGACGACAGCAGATGCGGAACGTGCCCGCCTGCGCTATCAAGCCCACAACCGGCGTGTAGCCAGGCTGGAAGCAGAAAAAGCCGAACGTCAACTTCGGCAAAAACAGATGCTGGCAAAATTGAGATCGGCAAAAAATTCTGCGTAA
- a CDS encoding autotransporter outer membrane beta-barrel domain-containing protein: MTFNCHFLVANNVLATPVVAITNTPNATNGGSGISANDWKGLIFSTPSWATSEISSIQLGLNCSGVGCGYPQSTNIQIDLYSVASELPNTQLNSLPLQPITLSSGQQMYTFAIPNWLLTANTAYALVLKSDSNVPGLFNFRWGNTGNAPAGTQPSGFNGYTYLGLKSYSNGVWTSAGELNAVVIYVYQQPNFISTATNQNQLAVATGLNTALITPASTAGQSILNRFVTMTVPQVQAVFDSISGEGISAQQTASFDATNITVDTVRRQGAYWLMDECQAGAGAKQNKAQFDLVIGHSCANNDNSQFRSWAAGVGGSNSLSGSSIVGSASVSTQTGGGLIGFDYEIGPNLLVGAMAGATSTSYNVSALASSGSAVSGQFGLYSVAKWNKFYLNSIFDFGYFSNSSTRYVAGIGPTTEISSHTNSNAFTGRLEAGYRIENPLANMMPFIAIQATSLQMGHYNESNTNHLGLSVQSKNVMSEQGSLGVQVDKAYNINKEWSLYPLLRMAWIHEFQTDRTLTGSFQALPTGIWTVNGASAASDSADLGISLQVTNKDGFVFFASGNTVVSSTNQGYTGQIGLKIIF, from the coding sequence TTGACATTTAACTGTCATTTTCTGGTAGCTAATAATGTACTAGCAACCCCTGTTGTCGCGATTACAAATACCCCAAACGCGACCAATGGCGGCTCTGGTATAAGCGCGAATGATTGGAAGGGGCTTATCTTTTCTACTCCCTCATGGGCTACCAGTGAAATAAGTTCCATTCAGCTAGGACTGAATTGCTCAGGGGTTGGATGCGGATATCCGCAGTCGACCAATATCCAAATTGACCTTTACTCGGTTGCGTCTGAGCTTCCAAATACCCAGCTCAATAGCCTCCCTCTCCAGCCAATAACCCTGTCAAGTGGTCAGCAAATGTATACATTTGCGATACCAAATTGGCTACTGACAGCGAATACTGCTTATGCACTTGTACTTAAATCAGACTCAAACGTTCCTGGGCTTTTCAATTTCAGATGGGGAAATACCGGAAACGCGCCAGCCGGCACGCAACCATCTGGGTTTAATGGTTACACCTATCTTGGCTTGAAATCTTATTCAAATGGCGTCTGGACCTCGGCTGGTGAACTAAATGCCGTGGTAATTTATGTGTACCAACAACCAAACTTCATATCTACGGCAACCAATCAAAATCAGCTGGCGGTCGCTACCGGCTTAAACACAGCCTTAATTACTCCAGCATCAACTGCTGGCCAAAGCATTCTAAATCGCTTTGTTACAATGACAGTCCCACAAGTGCAGGCTGTTTTTGATTCAATATCCGGCGAAGGTATTTCTGCACAACAAACTGCCAGCTTTGATGCAACGAATATCACTGTGGATACAGTAAGAAGACAAGGTGCTTACTGGCTCATGGATGAATGCCAAGCAGGTGCCGGGGCTAAACAGAACAAAGCACAATTCGACCTGGTTATCGGCCATTCCTGCGCAAATAACGACAACAGCCAGTTCCGAAGCTGGGCGGCTGGTGTGGGCGGATCAAATTCGTTGAGCGGCTCTTCAATCGTTGGCTCAGCTTCTGTATCAACACAAACAGGCGGCGGTCTTATTGGATTCGATTACGAGATTGGCCCTAACCTCTTGGTGGGTGCCATGGCAGGAGCCACATCGACTAGCTACAATGTATCCGCGCTCGCATCTTCCGGTTCAGCCGTATCAGGTCAGTTTGGCCTATATAGCGTCGCTAAATGGAATAAGTTTTACCTAAACAGCATCTTTGATTTCGGCTATTTCAGTAACTCATCGACGAGGTATGTCGCTGGTATTGGACCAACGACCGAGATAAGCTCCCACACTAACAGCAATGCATTTACAGGTAGGCTGGAGGCGGGATATCGGATTGAAAACCCATTAGCAAACATGATGCCTTTCATCGCAATTCAGGCTACTTCGTTACAAATGGGCCATTACAACGAATCGAACACAAATCACTTGGGTCTATCGGTTCAGAGCAAGAACGTTATGTCCGAGCAAGGCAGTTTAGGCGTTCAAGTCGACAAGGCGTACAACATCAACAAAGAGTGGTCTCTATACCCATTACTCAGAATGGCATGGATTCATGAATTCCAAACCGACCGCACTCTGACGGGATCGTTTCAAGCGTTACCGACAGGGATTTGGACTGTCAATGGCGCCAGTGCCGCTTCAGATTCAGCAGACCTAGGGATTAGCTTGCAAGTTACCAATAAAGATGGGTTTGTGTTCTTCGCATCGGGCAACACTGTTGTTTCTTCAACCAATCAAGGCTACACGGGGCAGATTGGCTTAAAGATCATATTTTAG
- the rimK gene encoding 30S ribosomal protein S6--L-glutamate ligase, which translates to MKIAILSRDPALYSSVRLMEAARARGHDARIFDPTHCYMNITSMKPSIHYMGEDLLGYDAVIPRIGASITFYGTAVLRQFEVMGVYTLNKSAAISRSRDKMASSQLLARKGIDLPITAFAHNPDNIEDLIAEVGGAPLVIKLVEGSQGIGVVLAETHNAAHSVIQAFMGLNANIMVQEFVQEAAGSDIRCFVIGDKVVAAMKRQGREGEFRSNLHRGGTATLIRLAPAERAAAVQAAKIMGLDVCGVDLLRSKRGPLVMEVNSSPGLEGIEKTSGKDIAGLMIEYIEKNAGKAKSA; encoded by the coding sequence ATGAAAATCGCCATCTTGTCGCGTGACCCGGCGCTGTATTCCAGCGTACGGCTGATGGAGGCCGCCAGAGCGCGCGGCCATGACGCGCGCATATTCGATCCGACCCATTGCTACATGAACATCACGTCGATGAAGCCGTCGATTCATTACATGGGCGAGGATTTGCTGGGTTACGACGCGGTGATTCCGCGTATCGGTGCGTCGATTACCTTCTACGGCACGGCGGTGTTGCGCCAGTTCGAAGTGATGGGCGTCTATACCTTGAACAAGTCGGCGGCGATCAGCCGCTCCCGCGACAAAATGGCTTCCAGTCAGCTGCTGGCCCGCAAAGGCATCGATTTGCCGATCACTGCGTTTGCGCATAATCCCGACAACATCGAAGATCTCATCGCCGAAGTCGGCGGCGCGCCGTTGGTGATCAAGCTGGTGGAAGGCTCGCAAGGCATCGGTGTGGTACTCGCAGAAACTCACAACGCGGCGCATAGCGTGATTCAGGCTTTCATGGGCTTGAACGCCAACATCATGGTGCAGGAGTTCGTTCAAGAGGCGGCCGGCAGCGACATTCGCTGTTTCGTGATCGGCGACAAAGTGGTCGCGGCCATGAAGCGCCAAGGCCGCGAAGGCGAATTCCGCTCGAATTTGCATCGCGGCGGCACCGCAACACTGATCAGGCTCGCGCCGGCAGAACGCGCCGCAGCGGTTCAAGCGGCGAAAATCATGGGCTTGGACGTGTGCGGTGTCGATTTACTGCGATCCAAACGCGGACCGTTGGTGATGGAAGTGAATTCGTCGCCGGGGCTGGAAGGTATCGAAAAGACCAGCGGCAAGGATATTGCTGGATTGATGATCGAATATATCGAGAAAAACGCCGGAAAGGCCAAGTCCGCGTAA
- a CDS encoding fumarylacetoacetate hydrolase family protein, with protein sequence MKLATFLDNGVRKIGAVVGDAVVAAGAEAPNDMLAFLAAGDSARQALQALINADAPRIALTDVTLLAPIPRPGKLLGVGLNYADHIGETGLEKPEYPTFFTKQSTCVIGPAAAIHIPPISDKVDYEGELAIVIGQRCKNVPAERAVEVIAGYTIGNDVTVRDWQARTPTWTLGKSFDTHGPLGPWLITADEIADPHNLSLKTWVDGELRQNANTGEMIFNCYELIAYLSQVMTLEPGDVISTGTPAGVGVKMKPRGYLKPGQTVRIQIEGIGDLINPVIAEPAGFLVQPGV encoded by the coding sequence ATGAAATTGGCGACTTTTCTGGACAACGGCGTGCGCAAAATCGGCGCGGTGGTGGGCGATGCGGTGGTGGCCGCCGGCGCGGAGGCGCCGAACGACATGCTGGCGTTTTTGGCGGCGGGCGACTCGGCACGACAGGCGTTGCAAGCCTTGATCAATGCAGATGCGCCGCGCATCGCGCTGACGGATGTGACGCTGTTGGCGCCGATCCCACGGCCGGGCAAATTGCTGGGCGTGGGTTTGAATTATGCCGACCACATCGGCGAAACCGGCTTGGAAAAACCGGAATACCCGACGTTTTTCACCAAGCAAAGCACCTGCGTCATCGGGCCCGCCGCGGCAATCCATATTCCGCCAATCTCGGATAAAGTCGATTACGAAGGCGAGTTGGCCATCGTCATCGGCCAGCGCTGCAAAAATGTCCCCGCCGAACGCGCCGTCGAAGTGATTGCCGGCTATACGATCGGCAATGATGTGACGGTGCGCGACTGGCAGGCGCGTACGCCGACCTGGACCCTGGGTAAATCCTTCGACACCCACGGCCCGCTGGGTCCCTGGTTGATTACCGCCGACGAAATCGCCGACCCGCACAACCTGAGTCTGAAAACCTGGGTGGATGGTGAATTGCGCCAAAACGCCAATACCGGCGAGATGATTTTCAATTGTTACGAATTGATCGCCTATCTGAGCCAGGTCATGACCTTGGAGCCGGGCGACGTGATCAGCACCGGCACCCCGGCCGGCGTCGGCGTGAAGATGAAGCCGCGCGGTTATTTAAAGCCGGGACAAACCGTGCGTATCCAAATCGAGGGGATTGGCGACCTGATCAATCCGGTGATTGCCGAACCGGCGGGGTTTTTGGTGCAGCCCGGAGTTTAA
- a CDS encoding cupin: MSALTTYPANQPGQGQTWRDFDAIAGQLSGLGVQFERWQAEQTFAADAHADTILAAYRSSIDKLKQQYGFQSVDVISLNAEHPNKDALRQKFLAEHTHSDFEVRFFVEGKGLFYLHVGDQVHAVLCEQGDLISVPADTKHWFDMGENPAFKCIRLFTTEDGWVADFTGDKIADSFPTLDQYLAAL, from the coding sequence ATGAGCGCATTGACTACTTATCCCGCCAACCAACCCGGCCAAGGCCAAACCTGGCGCGATTTTGACGCGATTGCCGGCCAACTGAGCGGACTGGGCGTGCAATTCGAGCGCTGGCAGGCCGAGCAAACCTTTGCCGCCGATGCGCATGCCGACACGATATTGGCGGCTTACCGGAGTTCGATCGACAAATTGAAGCAGCAATACGGTTTTCAATCGGTCGACGTGATCAGCCTGAACGCCGAGCATCCGAATAAGGATGCGTTACGGCAAAAATTTCTGGCCGAGCATACCCACAGCGACTTCGAAGTGCGCTTCTTTGTCGAAGGCAAAGGCTTGTTTTACCTGCACGTCGGCGATCAGGTCCACGCCGTGTTGTGCGAACAAGGCGATTTGATCAGTGTGCCCGCCGACACCAAGCATTGGTTCGATATGGGGGAAAATCCGGCTTTCAAATGCATCCGCCTGTTCACGACCGAAGACGGCTGGGTAGCGGATTTTACCGGCGATAAAATCGCAGATAGCTTCCCGACGCTGGACCAATACCTCGCTGCATTATGA
- a CDS encoding energy transducer TonB has protein sequence MFLFKNHEDALPENHLVSFGGVGQTGGRGQHWFWRGLFGEERPASMLRLLAVLVLLLHIWGLQQLLKPEEKLTEAQPLIMEVSMIAMSAPKPAAAPPPPAPPPEKKPPPKKPQPKPLPKKAPPIVQKAPEFAPVEAPAEPQPAPVSAPSAPSAPATSTSSVPTRAEQFTEANYRANYAHNPKPEYPMIAKSRGWQGKVLLKVQVSADGLSEAVAVDQSSGHEILDESAVEAVKKWKFIPAKRGETPVASSVIVPIIFTLRE, from the coding sequence ATGTTTTTATTTAAAAACCACGAGGATGCTTTGCCGGAAAATCACTTGGTATCGTTCGGCGGCGTGGGACAGACAGGGGGGCGCGGTCAACATTGGTTTTGGCGAGGCTTATTCGGCGAGGAACGGCCCGCCAGTATGCTCAGATTATTGGCGGTCTTGGTATTACTGTTGCACATCTGGGGCCTGCAGCAATTGCTAAAGCCCGAAGAGAAACTGACCGAGGCCCAACCGCTGATCATGGAAGTCTCGATGATCGCAATGTCCGCCCCCAAACCTGCTGCGGCTCCGCCACCGCCTGCACCGCCGCCGGAAAAAAAACCGCCGCCCAAAAAACCGCAACCGAAACCGCTGCCGAAAAAGGCGCCGCCCATTGTGCAAAAAGCCCCGGAATTTGCGCCGGTAGAAGCTCCGGCCGAGCCGCAGCCGGCACCGGTGAGCGCGCCGAGCGCCCCCAGCGCTCCGGCCACCAGTACGAGCAGCGTGCCGACCCGCGCCGAACAGTTTACTGAAGCAAATTATCGCGCCAATTACGCCCACAATCCGAAACCGGAATATCCGATGATCGCGAAGAGCCGCGGCTGGCAGGGTAAGGTGCTGCTAAAAGTCCAAGTTTCCGCGGATGGCCTGAGCGAAGCGGTCGCGGTGGATCAGAGCAGCGGCCACGAAATACTGGACGAATCGGCGGTGGAGGCCGTTAAAAAATGGAAATTCATTCCGGCCAAGCGCGGTGAAACGCCGGTGGCCAGTTCGGTGATCGTGCCAATCATTTTTACACTACGTGAATAA
- a CDS encoding methylthioribulose 1-phosphate dehydratase gives MTLKSDEFFLKAEQLIAAGRFIDSKGWVPATSGNFSARLADGNIAITVSGRHKGRLQADDIMLIDPQGRSLDGKKPSAETLLHTSIYQRYPDVQAVLHPHSVNATLTARLFQDEIVLEDYELLKALPGIDTHESRIVVPIFANDQDIARLAAKVEGYLDTHGDIHGYIIAGHGFYTWGASVDDALRHLEALEFLFDIEIRLHGVKRL, from the coding sequence ATGACCTTAAAATCCGACGAATTTTTCCTGAAGGCCGAGCAACTGATCGCTGCCGGCCGCTTCATCGACAGCAAGGGCTGGGTGCCGGCCACCAGCGGTAATTTTTCGGCGCGATTGGCGGACGGCAATATTGCGATTACGGTTTCCGGTCGGCACAAAGGTCGCTTGCAAGCCGACGACATCATGCTGATCGACCCTCAAGGCCGCTCGCTGGACGGCAAGAAGCCGTCGGCCGAGACCTTGCTGCACACCTCGATTTATCAGCGTTACCCTGATGTCCAAGCCGTGTTGCATCCGCATTCGGTCAACGCCACGTTGACCGCCCGGCTGTTTCAAGACGAAATCGTCCTGGAAGATTACGAACTATTGAAGGCTTTGCCCGGCATCGATACCCACGAAAGCCGCATCGTGGTGCCGATCTTTGCCAACGACCAGGATATCGCGCGTCTGGCGGCCAAGGTCGAGGGCTATTTGGACACCCACGGCGACATTCACGGTTACATCATCGCCGGCCACGGTTTTTACACTTGGGGCGCTTCGGTTGACGACGCGTTGCGGCATCTGGAAGCCCTGGAGTTTTTGTTCGATATTGAAATTCGTCTGCATGGAGTAAAACGCTTATGA
- a CDS encoding biopolymer transporter ExbD — MGFKTNSEDDEAVSEINVTPLVDVMLVLVIILLVTAPLLTQSVNVALPKTASTTPDTEKQPMQLGIDAQGAVTLNKNSVADLAALDTTLRSELAANPELIIHIYADQGVNYGKVAEVMATVQHAGISKLAFVTLEQ, encoded by the coding sequence ATGGGATTTAAAACGAATTCGGAAGACGACGAGGCGGTCAGTGAAATAAACGTCACGCCGTTAGTCGATGTCATGCTGGTGCTGGTGATCATCTTATTGGTAACCGCACCTTTGCTAACCCAATCGGTAAACGTAGCGCTGCCGAAAACGGCTTCCACCACCCCGGATACCGAAAAACAGCCGATGCAACTGGGTATCGACGCCCAGGGCGCGGTGACTCTGAACAAGAATTCGGTCGCCGATCTGGCCGCGCTGGACACTACGCTGAGAAGCGAACTGGCCGCCAACCCCGAACTGATCATCCATATCTATGCCGATCAAGGCGTCAACTACGGCAAAGTGGCGGAAGTGATGGCCACCGTGCAACACGCAGGCATCTCGAAGCTGGCTTTCGTCACGTTGGAACAGTAA